One genomic window of Oscillatoria salina IIICB1 includes the following:
- a CDS encoding DUF433 domain-containing protein — protein sequence VSTLTDIGKLIDCDPKIHGGCPIIAGTGVTVRRIAIWYKQGMRAEEIASRIGHLTLTQVYAALTYYHANREEIDADIAAEEAEADRIETLYRASK from the coding sequence TAGTGTCAACTTTAACAGATATTGGTAAACTGATTGACTGCGACCCCAAAATTCATGGTGGTTGTCCAATTATTGCAGGTACTGGTGTAACTGTGCGTCGGATTGCGATCTGGTATAAACAAGGAATGAGAGCAGAAGAAATTGCCTCTCGAATCGGACATTTAACTCTAACCCAAGTATACGCAGCTTTAACCTACTATCACGCCAATAGAGAAGAAATAGATGCGGATATTGCCGCAGAAGAAGCAGAAGCAGATCGCATAGAAACACTTTATCGTGCCAGTAAGTAG
- a CDS encoding Uma2 family endonuclease, which translates to MTTLTLNLTPILKLNNEQFEQLAAVNQDLGLELNAAGELIIMPPTGGETGNRNFELDGQLWLWNRQNNLGKAFDSSTGFRLRNGATRSPDLSWITTERWDNLTSEQRKKFLPLCPDFTVELVSENDDLATTQAKMEEYLANGLRLGWLINPKTQTVEIYRPNQPVEVLQSPNNLSGENVLPGFVLNLQPIWD; encoded by the coding sequence ATGACCACTTTAACCCTAAACTTAACACCAATTCTTAAACTAAATAACGAACAATTCGAGCAACTAGCTGCCGTCAATCAAGACTTAGGTTTAGAATTAAATGCCGCAGGAGAACTAATTATTATGCCTCCGACTGGTGGGGAAACAGGCAATCGAAACTTTGAGTTAGATGGACAACTTTGGCTTTGGAATCGGCAAAATAACTTAGGAAAAGCCTTCGATTCATCAACCGGATTTCGCCTGAGAAACGGTGCAACTCGTTCCCCAGATTTGAGTTGGATTACTACAGAAAGATGGGATAATTTAACCAGCGAACAACGAAAAAAATTTTTGCCTTTATGTCCCGATTTTACCGTTGAATTAGTCTCCGAAAACGACGACTTAGCAACTACCCAAGCTAAAATGGAAGAATATTTAGCCAACGGATTACGTTTAGGTTGGTTAATTAATCCCAAAACCCAAACCGTAGAAATTTATCGTCCCAACCAACCAGTAGAAGTTTTACAATCTCCTAATAACTTATCAGGAGAAAATGTTTTACCAGGATTTGTCTTAAATTTACAACCAATTTGGGATTAA